The sequence below is a genomic window from Felis catus isolate Fca126 chromosome A2, F.catus_Fca126_mat1.0, whole genome shotgun sequence.
CCTCCCACCAGGCTgggcaagaggggaaggggggggggttgggacGCTTCCTCCTTGACGTTGTGAGCCTATCACTCACAAGCTGGGATGTTCCCTCTGCTGCTCTTCATGATCCTTGGCTGACGACTGTGGGCAAAGTGGCAGGCGGCAGGTCCCGCAGCTCTGAGGATACCGAGCTGGTGCACAGGCTCTAGGAGTTGCCAACTCACCAGCCAAGCAGTGGGTTATCAAGCTACTGGCCAGGCCTtctgctagaactggtacaaGAGCCTCAAAAGAAGAGGCTCCATTACCCTTGCCACACAGAAGCCGGGACCTAGCAGGACAAACCTTATTCTAGCTACAGGCTGCCAATCTGATCAAGTGTCGAGGTAACAATGAGGGATGAAAGGCAGCCTGAGGTACGTGCCAGAGAGTCTGCAGACCAAGACCGGTTGGCCCTTCCCAGTCCCTCATTTCTGGCCCTGTGGCTGCTTATCAGAGCCTGCGGTTGAGGAGACCCAGGCTGCTGTGCGTCGAGGTCTGTCTGGGTCTAGGGATTCTTCCCAACAGCTGACAGGCCTTGGTCACcaggggcaggcagaggcagTCCCAGGGAGCCCAACAATCCATCCACACAGCATTACCAGAGTCCCAAAGGGAATCAGGAGGACTAACAGGAGAcaacccatccctccctccaactCTAGGAACCAGGCAAACAATGCTATGGAAACTCAACAGAAAAGCTACAACCATAAAACTGTTTAAGACTGGTAACatggaaaaaatgtttatatgttaaGTACAAAAGGGACATAAAATTGTATATACAGTAGAATAACAACTATGTAAACACACCAAAAATCTATGCACAGAAATTTCTAGAGGAACATTTAACACCAAAAGATTAACAGTGGTAGCATTTGGGTGGCAAACTGATTCACTTTAAAATTCCCCAAATTTCCTCAATAAGCATTAATTATGATTGCAACAGGGAagttttatctaaaaaaataaaataaaaattaaaaaatccccCACTGGCTGGTGGTTGAGCAGTGCAGTGTCCCACATAAATCGGTGGCTTTGGCCTGGACTCTTCAAGTGTGGTGCGCCCCTCCCATCCTAGAGAGCTTAGAACACCACTGGCTccacccctgcagccccagcccctctgctCCCTTTATCCTGCCTTATTCTTACATCACGTCCAATCACTTCCAGCTGTagctttcccctttccttcccaacTTAGGAGCCAGCTCTGTAGCCACAGGTCCCTAGAAAGAGGGGCAGTGACGGGCCTATTCCAAAGAACGTGGTACCTCAGCTTTGGACACACAAGAACTCTCGAGAGGAATCATCTTCCTTGCTGACAGGCAAGTGGCTGCTCTGGCTGCAGGTATATTTATTAGGCAGCCCTTCTTATAAACCCAGTCTCAAGCACTCTGAACAGTTACTCCTACCATGAATTTTCTACTTTGGAGAGCCAGGAGTGGGCAGTAATAGATCATCTGGTTTCTAGAAGTCTCTCCATTCTGATAAGGCAGAGCTATATACAGTGGGTGGCACTGCAGAAAAGCTGCAGATTCCAGTCGACATTTTGGAAAGATGTATGCCCTTTGCCCTTTGAGAAACAAGTCAAAAGTAATTGCTAACAAAACAGTAATTGCTGGCAATTTACAGCCTATTTCTGCTGCTGAACAAAGGCAGTTAATGGCTTGCTTCCCCCTTAGCAACTATGTACTCTTGGGCAAGTCATAACCTTGTGGAGCCCGTTTCTGTATCTGCAGAGAACCTATGACCTACTTAAACGTTTGAGAACTTCGTGAAATAACATGCCACTGGTACTGCTCTAAGAAGGCCATGCAGGGGAAGGAAAGGCCATGAGCCAGCTGTAGCTCATTTCAACCCTGATCAAGACCTCTCCCTCTTCCaagagaaggcaaggaaaagaagaaagcagacatACCAGGTAAACAGGAATGACCTGTAATTGGAAAAGAAGCTTCAGACAAACTGAAAATGCTCTGGTTCCAGCATCTTGTCCCCAGATGccagaagccaggcacaaagggCATGCAAAAGTGACTGTCACACACGTACAAGCGCAGACAGAGCATCACCGAGCAAAAAGGGGGCTAATACTGCAGAGAGGGCCCCAAAGTGCGGCTTGAGGAATACAAGGGAAGTTATCCCAAGACCCTCAGTTAGCTGCCGTGGGAACAGCAAACACTTGAAGCTTTGCTTCATTCTGTCTCCCAAAGGAAAAAAGGGTGATAGGGAAGACTCACTAACACTTGTGGCAAACACTATTAGCAAGGATGCAGTCTTTCTCTCGGGCTGCAGGACTCGACCTCTTTCTGCTGAACTCTGAGAAATGacagatattttatatacatatatatatatgcatacatacatatacatatatatgtatgcacacacggATATATTTAAATGAAGGTGTACACACTGTGCTaaaatacaaacaacagaaaccccATGTCATATATAAAAAGGctaaatataacatataacacaGGCCTACAGCCAGCTCTTGCttgggagctggggaaggggtggtATCATCTGGAGACTCTGTACACAATTTGTGGTGGGCAGGGAAGGCATCAGTGTAAACAACTCAGACTCACTCCACAATACTGGCCCACAGGAAAGCGTGATGTATCTCATGTACAAAAATAGACTCCCACCTTGCTTTTGTACAAAACCAAGCTTGGTAGGCACCCAGAAAGACCGCAGGTCTGTCTTCATGACGGGGGATCACACCAGGCTACTGCTAAACCTCCCAGCCATGGAACTCACCTGCaacccccacttccctccccttcaGGCTCCTGGGCCATCTCCCATCCAACACTCAGAGCCTTGAGGCGTGCCCAGATCACCCACCCTCACGTGACTAACTCGCTAGGCTTCCTGGCAAGCAAGGTCCTTTTCTGTTTATCTGTCCCTTTCTGACCCCCAGATATATGAAGACttatttctgtaaatgtttggCACCTAAGTAACATGATGGGTGTGGAATATTGCCACAATGACACAGGGAGACCCAGTAACAAGACATGCAGGGTGCGGGCAAGGGGTGCTGAGCTTCCCTAGCATCTCAAAACCAGAACCGTGGCTTCCCATGCATTtatgggggtgggagaagggatgTGCAGAATTAACTTCACCGGCTCCTCAGCAGCAAATACATTCAAAATTGAAGGCGTCTCGAGGGCCCCAGTATACCCTAATCATGAATCTGGTCACTCCTCTGGAGGAGCTCAGTGCAGTGACAGCGGGAAAATCTAAGTCCTGACAGAATCTGCCACACCAACAGTCTTTTTTGAAGAAGCTCggcaaagtaatttttttcttctgagcagATGTACAGCACATCCATGGGAAGGCCATGTGGAAGGATGCTCTCCAGCCCAGTCAAACGATCCGATCCATTATCTCAGTCCCCTCTGAGTTTTTTCCTGTTGGCCACCCTCACTGTACAGAAACAGCCGAGCAGCACCAAGGTCAGTCATCGATGGTGGGCAACCAGAAGGCCTGGAAGGAGAAACATAAATCAGCTTTTAAAAGCCAAGCCTCTCTCCTCACTCAGGGTTCTTACAAACACCGTGCCCCCAGCATCAAGGTGCCCAACCCCAACAGTGGAGGAATTTTGGCTGGTGGCCTTCCCTCATGACCAACCGATTCTGACAATCTGTGGAAAAACATTCCCCCTCTGTGCAAAAGTAAGCTGGTTCTGTCTCCAACACTGTCTACCTTCGTAGTCCAGtggtaaggaaaaacaaaagagctgTCTGGGGAGGTGGGTATCTGGCCTTACTGCCAATCTGCCAGGTGACCTCCAACATGCCCTCTCCTTCTCAAGCTGTAAAAAAGTGACAGGGACTGAGGTGGTTTTGCTGCGTTTCTTTCTGACATCGTTTCCTCagtgtcaaaaacaaaaaaagagtgagGGGGCAATGTGTTCTGGGTAGGCTAGTAGTGAAATCCCTCATCCTCAAATACCCAGGTATACTTAAGAGATGCTAAAAAGAAACTTGAGGCTGAGACACACGGACGCTTTGTTCTGCTAGCATTGCCTAGAAACATAAGGAACTTGGAGGAAACGCTAAGTAGTGAGTTATGATCAACTGTAAAAATTTCTCAGGAATTCAGcataaactgaaagaaatggCATACAGAGAGGTTGCAGCCACAATAGGCTGGTTCGAAGTATTTTAAGAAGCCAAAAAATTGTTAGGCACAGTCCCAAGTAGTTTGGTCATAAAACCAGGGGCTACAGCAAAAATGGGCCTGAGGTCTCCCAGCAGCTTACAGGTGATCCCAGATCATAGAAATAAGGGTGAAAGTGAAAGCCAAGTCCAACCAGAGATCAGATAATAGAAGGTGAACCAGGGAAGCCACCAGCTGAGAAACATGAACTTGGGATGCTTATCAGGAACCTATTTAGGACACAGTTCACTGAAGCACCCACCACCCCAAATGGAAAGGGCCCTTATGTGGAAGACATCTCCTGTGTTCACATACCATGTTGGAACATGCGCTGGCAAAGGTCATGAACTTGGGGTTGAACTGCAAACAGGTAATAGGGCCTGTGTGTTTGCCATCCAACACAGCTACTTTTATACCACTCTCTCCATTCCAGACATGGATCTTGCCATCCTCTGAACCTAAAGAGaatgataaaggaaaatacaacaaCTCAAGGCACAATGCAAAGAAAAGTGGGAAAGACAGACTGACATCTGGAGAAAAGTCAAGCTTCAGGACCTGGCCCTCATCTGAAATTGAGGGAGAAGGGGCAGTGAAGAAAGGACACTTTGGAAACTGACCTTAACCCTAGTTATTTGTTCCCATCCAAGTGATTTCCCCTCtaactttagttttctcatttaaaaagggggctacggggcacctgggtggctcagttgattaagtgtctgactttggctcaggtcatgatctcacagttcgtgggtttgagccccacatcaggctctgtgctgacagttcagagcctggagcctgcttcagattctgtgtctccctctctctctgccccttccctgcttgtgctctgcctctcaaaaataaacattaaaggaaaaaattttttaaaaaaggagggggcTAAATACTATCACATCCCACCAACACCAAGCCACTGAAAATCGAATGCAGGGTTAAATCAGAAAGCTAGTATTATTAGTAAGACTGTGCTTGTGGAGTTTAACTCTTATGCTGGTCCAACCAACATTAATGCCAGGTCCCAGTCAAGAAGTCAaaatcacggggcgcctgggtggctcagtcggttaagcatccgacttcggctcaggtcatgacctcatggtctgtgagttcgagccccgcgtcgggctctgtgctgacagctcagagcctggagcctgcttcagattctgtgtctccctctctctctgaccctcccctgttcatgctctgtctctctgtctcaaaaataaataaacattaaaaaaatttaaaaaaaagaagtcaaaatcaGGATAAAGACACTGCACCTTTGGCATAAGACTACACATTGTGGTGAGATAGGTGAGAACACCCATCAAGAGGATAATAGTATTTTAATTagttaaaactaacaaaaatacaaacaaaaaaatacacagtacAGAGAAATAACCCCCCCAAGGGGGATAAAGAAAGCTTACCAATCATAATAAACTGGGAGTCTGGAGTAAATGAGGCCTCCAGAGTGACAGCTTTGCTGTTGGCATAACCctaaaaaaaagcagaacagttCTCTTATCACAGCCCTATTAGTATAAAATAATTGCCTATAAACACTTACCCAGCACACACATCACCTTCCTTTCCATGAAACCCTCTCCTCTTCATGCAAAGTGCCACCAAGGTTCCAAACTCGGCTGCCACCCTTTACAGTTCACCCCCATCCCCAACTCCATATTCAATGCAACTAGAAAATTATTATGGCAAGGAATTACTTTGTATCTAAATTCCAAACTTGGGACACTATGTGAGAGAAGTGAATGTCTCAGAATCCAAGAGAAGTTAGTTCATGTTCAGAATGAAAATGCATGTCCATGCTTCCATCAGTGAGTCAAGGATAACCACTGGTCTCCATCAACCAGCTACCACAATTCTCAGCCCAGGAGGGAGGAGCATGGAAACAGCCATGCTCAAAGGTTGTCAGCTCACCCCAAAGGTGTGCATCACCACTCCCTTGAATGCATCGATGAGACGGATGAAGCTGCCATTGGTGGAGATGAGGATGAGTTTACCATCATTGCTGAACTTAAGTCCTGTCCACTCACAAGTCCGATCGTACTGCATCTTAAAAGTCGCAAATGGCCCCTGAAATGATAAAAACAGCAGCCCCAGCCCAAGGCCCATCAATATTCCTTCTGCCAGAGCCAACTCTCATTCTGTCCCTTTAGATTCCTTTTTGGCTAGGAAAAGCAAGGAAGAACTATTGCTCTGACATTCGCCAGTGTCTACCACATACCTCCTTTATCATGGAAAAGGCTCTCATCTTACCCTTCAAAACCTCCATGATATGAAGATAGCTCAAAGATTCAAAGATTTACCTTATCAAAAGAGCGAAGGTCATAAAGTTTGACCATTTCAGAATTGACACCTGCAGCAAAAATTAACCCTTCTGGATCAAAGGAACAAACTGGCTTGCCTTGTAGATGCATGAGGCcctatgaaaaaataagaaacaaggtTAATGAACCCAGGATCTTACCACCATGTAATTTACTTTTTCCAATGAAAACTAAGAAAGGACACAAACAGATACCTACCCAGAGaatggaaaaagcaaacaaacctaaCTAAAATAAGGCTTTTTACAAAGAGGTCTCCATACAACTGGTTTCATCAACCCTAACTGTACAACTCTATAGACACTGaatccaaataaaaacaaattctttgagCGTAAAAGCTATAGCTCACAGGTTTCAGGAAAATGGTTTTGAAAGCAAAAATCCACAGAGCATAATGCAATATGCACTGGATTAGGGTATTAGCATAATTACCAGCCACCTACCAGGAAAACAGATTTTCTCCAAAGTTTAGAAAGACTTTGGGATCTCAGAATGGATCGAGtactttctcctttccttgaGAGGAAGAGCTGATGATAGTGCCTACCATAGAAAACTTTAACTGTGAGGTACCATTACCTGGCAGTTAGGAGACCGGAGATCCCAGAGTCGAATGGTCTTATCAAGAGACCCAGAAATGAAAGTGTCATCCACAGGTGACATGGACAAGGCCACCACCCTGCAATGCATCAAGATAAATAGGAGTTGAAGCATAATATTTGCAAAAATTGGATGTGAACTCTAAACCACTCTACCTGCCTAACTACATTATATATACCTGTTCTCCCAACACTGCCGTTTtaagaaatatacacatataaacaatCTAGAATAACCAAAAGCAACTaatataatgaaaacacaaacttCAAGCTACAGCATAAAAATGTTAAGCCTCCAATGCAAAGCAAACCACAAGGAGacaccactacacacctattagaataatTAGAAGCCTCATGCATTGctggttggaatgtaaaatggtgcaggtGCTTTGCAAGATTtatagttcctcaaaaagtgaaaggtAGTTACTATaggacccagaaattccacttctaggtatatacccaagaaaaatggaaacctaTGTCCATACAAAAAGGTACACATATGCtcacaacagcattattcataatagcaaaaaagtggaaacccaaatgcccatcaactaatgaatggataagcaaaatgtggtgtctctatacaatgaaatatttgataatacaaagaaatgaagtactgattcatgTTACAACATGTTATGAACCTTGGAAACATGGTAAGTGAAAGAGGTGGACATGAAAGGGCACAAACTGtctcattcatttataaaaaatgtccaaaataaacaaagctaTAGATATAGAAAgaagattagtggttgctgggAACTTATAGGAGGAGGCATGGGGGGTGACTGCTAATGAATACAGGGTTTCTATTTGGGAGTGATGAAAGTGTTCTGgattagtggtgatggttgcccaattctgtgaatatactaaaaacctgaactgtatactttaagaGGGTGAATTTACGGTACTAaactatatctcaattaaaaaacaaaacctaccaAAAAATCCTTAATTACTTAACTAGAATTTTGTGGACTATACTAACAGTCTTAAACCTGAGTACAATCAGCATTATCTGAGGGTGGATTAAAAACACAGACTACTGAGATCCACTCCCAGAACTTCTAATCCAGTAGGTCTGAGAACCTGCTCCCAGGTGATGGTGAGGCTGTTGGTTTGGGCACTACTTACTAAGCCAAGCCACAGGCCTGTGCTAATAGCAACTGTTTTTTCTGATATGAGTCCCCTTTTATGGTTATACCACTAAGAGTCACTCACTAGAAAACATTTCTTCCAAGGGCTCCTGAGCTCTCTTGTACCCTTTGCTCATATTCTCACTCTGCCACTCTGCTATGAAGACACCAGCCACCTCCCAAGCATTTGGGCCTGGCCTGCAATGAAGGACAGCATGTGGCTCTACCAAAGCCCCAAGTGAAGTTTCATTGAGGGCCACAAGCTACGACCTGTATATATAATGCCTATGAGTCTATATTACCACCTATAGAGAAGGCCCTTGTGGAAACAGACACTTGGATAACTCTTCCTTCTGGACTATGGAAGAGTAGTTCTGAATTCTGGCTTGGCCGTAAAACACTTCATAGATATAGAAGCTGGTGTCACAGATGAAGATTATAAAGGAAATGTTGGTGTTGTGCTGTTTCATTTGATAAAAGTTTGAAGTCAAAAAGATGACCAAATTGCACAGCTCATTTGTGAATGGATCTTTTATATAGAAATAGAGTAGGTTCAAGTTCTGGATGACACTGAAAGGGGTTCAGAAGGTTTTAGTTCCACTGGAAAGCATTCAAATTTATGCCatgaatagaaaatgagaaaatgtacttttttttctttaaatttttacctaaagaaaaatttcttccaATATAACTCAATTAACATCCATACTAGTTCCTCaacttaaacatttaaagataccGTAAGCCAAAATTTCCCGGGAATGCTGAGACGGTAATAAAACAGTGAGCAGAATGCATACGTACATGTAATTTTAGGTCACTGTATTCAGGTCAAAAGCTCAGAGAAAGTCTatcttgggctctatgctgagaagTGAAGAGAATACAACGAGGAGTAAAACCTCAACTCTAGaagcacctgaatggctcagtcggtctaactttggctcaggtcatgatctcatgggtctaGCCCCGTATCGGTCCCTCtgcggtcagcacacagcctgctttggatcctctgtccccctccctctctgttcctgccctgcttattctctctctctcaaaataaataaacttaaaaacaaaaacagaaacaaacaacacGAAAATAGCCCAACTCTAAGAAAGCTTAACTGTCCAGTCCAGGGAACTccaagagagggtcagagaaggctttctggaagaaGCACCACATGTGGTGGACAGGATTTCAGTGAGAGATGTCTTTACGGAAAAAGTGCCGGACAGGAAGGCATGAGGCCCATGTCTAGGAAACAGCCCAGAATTCACCTCAACTCGAGTGGTGGAAGAAAATGTTGGGAAAATGAGTCACAACCAGAGGGAGGAAAGCCTCACTccaaggggaaggggcagacagataTGGAGAACTATTAAAGTTCTCCACAGAGATATAGATAGACTATGAAGTGGTCGGAGCTGTAATACAGGATGCTAAAGAAGGATGATGAGGGATAGGGAGATTAATTAGGATTTGACTGTAATTCACTTTACAGTGCATGAGCCAGGACCGAAGAAAAGGAGAGTGACACACTAGGTTAAACCTAGGTAGAATCAATAGGATTAACAACTTACTAGATGtgaaagcaagggaaagaaagtgaACAGGGAACAGAGGCTTTGAGTTAGGATAATTAGAAGGGACAGTGATAAAGAAACATGAGGCCGACAGAGAGGATATGGCCCACAGCATGTAACGAGGGATGGTATGCTGGACCTGTCAGGTGGGAGCATGAAAGAGATATCCACGTAGATGTATATAAAACCTGGAGGTGGAAATGGGAGTCTGGAAATCAGGGTAGACATGAGCTAAAAATATTGATTTGGGAAGCCATCTGAGTAGAGGTAAATGAAATTAGTGATGAAGATGTGAGAAAATTATCAAGACAGGGGAAAAGCTAGGGTGAAATCTTACTTATTTTAGagtcaaaaggagaaagaaaggccaAGAATTGCAAGAGTGAAACCAAAATGGGAAAGTAGGCtgccaaagggggaaaaaaaaaagtcactgagaAGTTGAACaccaaaaaaagccaaaaacccaaaaaccaacccccaccccccacccccgaagaCAGATTTTAACTGGAGACAGCAGGGAAAGAGGAGTAAAACAGCATGGAAAAAGCCCCATAAATGATCCCGGGACTAGACCAAATGATTTAAACAGTGAATGAGTGAGGAGGTGGAGATGGGAGTATGCAGATTATTCTTTCATGTTTGACAGTTAAAAGGAGTGGCAGATAAGTTCAAGAAATAGATTTAAGATAAGGAAGACCAAGAAGGTTGTAGGCAGCAAGGAAAAGTCTAGTTAAGAAGATGGAAACAAGTAGAAAGAAGGAGGTTGGTTTTGTCAAGGAAGAAAGGATGCTTCTTTTCAAGGAAAGGGTTCCAAGGAAGTTGAAAAGAACTCATTTTGGATGgccttgattttctttaaaaaaaaaaaaaaaagggggcaaaaaGTTATCTCCTGAGAATCAGGACATCAAAAAGCTGGATAATCAGGAAGATTGGAAAGAATTTCAAACAACTACAATCAACTCAAATCATTTGTGAACATTAATTTGActacaaacaagcaaaacatcTACTTATCACAAGCcatcatttgtttgtttgggacCAGTAACCAATAGCTGTCAGCTCTCACCTTCAGCAACATAGATATGCTCTGCCCAATCAAAAGTGCAGCCTAAAACAGGGTGCTCTTGGTCCATCTCCTGTTAAGGTTCTGTACCACTCCAAGTTGTACTGTGTTAATGTATGTTTGTAAACATAAGCAGGAGGAAATACCCTCAGTGATTAAAATATCATCCAAAGGAAAATGTGTTTAACACTCAACCCAAActtgaatatttgaagaaaaaacacTGGGGGAACTGGGGTacgagacagagagaaacaaaatgcatTACAAAACAGAATAAGGAAACAAGCTTCTGGACTTTCAAAAGTCACAaaggacaattttatttattattatttttttcatcctcaTTAAGATCTCCACATGGAACATGTTTATGAAGACTAGGGGCCTGCTGTAATGGGGCCACCAGTACTGGAAGAGGCCTCACATATAAATGGTCCTTTCATTAAGGGACATCTAATATTTGGGGTTCCTCAATGATAAATGTAATTTGTACTACATAGGTTTCCACTGAGTGTCTTTAATACACTTTTTCCCCAATTATGTTTTAACTGAGATTTCAGTTTATCTATGAAGTCCTACCCCTGCCTCCACAACTTCAGTAAATCAAGTATTGACTGTTTTAGAGAGAGTTAACAAGAGAAGACTAAGAGGAATGCCAAACAGCAGTAAGGAACTAGCTTTAGTTCACTAATAAAATCTCTCTACTCTCCTAGTCTCTGGGTAACCTCAGGGGTAAAAGAACTACTTCTGTAACATCTGGGTCTTACCTTTTGCTATGTCCAGGAAAGTATCTGATGTATTTGTTGTCATGCAAGGACAGGTAACGAATAGTATCTGTAAGAAGACAAATAAGGCATGATGATaccctattatttttaaaggaattactGTACATTTTCATCTTGAAAACAAGGCCaaaaaatttattgttttccataaCTCAAGCAAGGTGTGAATAAGTAAGTTAGTAATTCCTCTCCACAGCTGAAGAATGGGCACTACAGATTTCACATAATTCAAAAGCAGAGTTCGTTCTTAAGTTGACAGCATatacagcaatttttaaaaatcattgttacCACCAATCTTTGGCTTCTGCATAGTTACAATGCAACCCGTCCTGCAAATATACCCTGCCTGCACCACCCCCACAAAGCACAATAGGTTCAGTGCTCACAGAATGGCAAGccttaaaggaaaacatttagcTGCTAAGGAAACAGGCTCAAAGAATTAAGTAGCC
It includes:
- the WDR82 gene encoding WD repeat-containing protein 82, translated to MKLTDSVLRSFRVAKVFRENSDKINCFDFSPNGETVISSSDDDSIVLYDCQEGKPKRTLYSKKYGVDLIRYTHAANTVVYSSNKIDDTIRYLSLHDNKYIRYFPGHSKRVVALSMSPVDDTFISGSLDKTIRLWDLRSPNCQGLMHLQGKPVCSFDPEGLIFAAGVNSEMVKLYDLRSFDKGPFATFKMQYDRTCEWTGLKFSNDGKLILISTNGSFIRLIDAFKGVVMHTFGGYANSKAVTLEASFTPDSQFIMIGSEDGKIHVWNGESGIKVAVLDGKHTGPITCLQFNPKFMTFASACSNMAFWLPTIDD